Proteins found in one Pocillopora verrucosa isolate sample1 chromosome 12, ASM3666991v2, whole genome shotgun sequence genomic segment:
- the LOC131786448 gene encoding uncharacterized protein — protein MASCEEDFLALCQDQSCQEEGKEIIGGPSNESVTPKSISFDMWNGCTPSNFSSKLGQNKLFKPVCVYVLEKVVEYLSTINVQYFICGGTALSVYRENGKMIRHDGDVDIAILECEFSSVLQNLHSFPAMQDGFIQVSNKCPVNGTSWFDEHEREISYNGNGGKRLKFCASRKLWDRFAIRKDLLFDPSLAHLDVFTFSRHPDDHSCFCYNWNIPGRYDYRRKRFPKTCILPLKTYNFEGICVKGPNCLKTFLEVEYGYLGRDAMFDFSSQLYVKIPQSVSEKLPKKIRKVLTSDN, from the coding sequence ATGGCTTCTTGTGAGGAAGATTTCCTAGCTCTTTGTCAAGATCAAAGTTGCcaagaggaaggaaaagaaataatagGAGGTCCTTCAAATGAATCTGTAACACCAAAGTCCATCAGCTTTGACATGTGGAATGGATGTACCCCAAGTAACTTCAGTTCCAAGCTTGGTCAAAATAAGCTCTTTAAACCTGTTTGTGTCTATGTACTTGAAAAGGTTGTCGAGTATCTGAGTACGATTAATGTCCAGTACTTTATTTGTGGTGGTACAGCTCTGTCAGTTTACagggaaaatggaaaaatgataCGTCATGATGGGGATGTAGACATCGCAATTTTGGAGTGTGAATTTTCCAGTGTTCTCCAGAATCTACACTCCTTTCCCGCCATGCAAGACGGTTTTATACAAGTGTCCAACAAGTGTCCTGTGAATGGGACAAGTTGGTTTGATGAACATGAAAGGGAGATATCCTACAATGGAAATGGTGGGAAACGACTCAAATTCTGTGCTAGCCGAAAGCTGTGGGATAGATTTGCAATTCGAAAGGATTTGTTGTTTGACCCTAGCCTAGCTCATTTGGATGTGTTTACGTTTTCACGACATCCTGACGACCACAGTTGCTTCTGTTATAACTGGAATATTCCTGGAAGGTACGATTATAGGCGAAAACGATTCCCAAAGACGTGTATCCTGCCTCTGAAGACGTACAACTTTGAAGGTATTTGTGTGAAAGGACCAAACTGTTTGAAGACTTTCCTTGAAGTGGAGTATGGATATCTGGGCCGTGACGCCATGTTCGACTTTTCGTCACAACTTTATGTGAAAATTCCTCAGTCTGTGAGTGAAAAACTACCAAAGAAGATAAGGAAAGTTTTGACTAGTGATAACTAA
- the LOC131786440 gene encoding translation initiation factor eIF2B subunit gamma-like: MAEFQAVIMAAGTGSRMFPLTERIPKALLPVGNLPLIWYPINLLDKAGFEEIIIVVLDSALTRFHQLLPIVCNPRLKLDFVTIPDDADMGTADALRYIKDKIEKDIFVVSCDLVTDIALHHLADIHRSHDSTVSAFLAPVPQTSADREFANNPKAKKKTDNTDQYDYISIDSRESRLLFFATEADLDEILVIRKPLLKRYPCINIVKNLMDAHLYIIKKWIVDYLAENKSISSIKGELIPFLVNKQFQKNKKANKVDPKSVSTVVEEFSSIRPDIYDFAKEDDIMSYTRQLSSWSGTLTDIDHSNSIRCHAYVMENGICLRTNTIPLYVEANRQIPKLLPGFTSKEITLIHPLATIKPKSQVGNDCMVDESVSIGEKVSIKKSVIGKHTVIGERVKISNSVIMDHVTIMEGCNVQGSIICTNAHIKKNVSLKDCQVGDSHTISEGADLKGEALIAEHMMDFE, encoded by the exons ATGGCCGAATTTCAGGCAGTAATAATGGCGGCTGGCACTGGGTCTCGTATGTTTCCTTTGACTGAGAGAATCCCTAAAGCCTTGTTACCTGTTGGAAATTTGCCACTGATATGGTACCCAATTAATTTGCTCGACAAAGCAGGATTTGAAG AGATAATCATTGTAGTGTTAGACTCAGCCTTGACAAGATTTCACCAGCTTCTACCAATTGTCTGTAATCCTAGACTGAAGCTTGATTTTGTCACTATTCCTGATGATGCAGATATGGGTACTGCAGACGCACTAAGATATATTAAGGATAAAATAGAG aaagacATTTTTGTTGTAAGCTGTGATCTTGTGACAGACATTGCTCTTCATCATCTTGCTGATATTCACAGGAGTCATGACTCAACTGTCAGTGCTTTTCTAGCTCCTGTTCCTCAGACAAGTGCTGATAGAGAATTTGCTAACAACCCTAAAGCCAAGAAGAAGACAGATAACACTG ATCAATATGACTACATAAGTATTGATTCCAGAGAAAGTAGGCTGTTATTCTTTGCAACAGAAGCTGATCTTGATGAAATCTTAGTGATTCGAAAACCACTTTTAAAAAG ATATCCTTGCATTAACATTGTGAAAAATTTAATGGATGCTCATTTGTACATAATAAAGAAATGGATTGTTGACTACTTAGCAGAAAACAA GTCGATTAGTTCAATAAAAGGAGAGCTTATTCCCTTTTTggtaaacaaacaatttcagaAGAACAAGAAAGCGAACAAAGTAGATCCAAAATCTGTTAGCACAGTTGTTGAGGAATTCAGTAGCATCAGACCAG aTATTTATGACTTTGCCAAAGAGGATGATATTATGTCATACACAAGACAGTTGTCCTCATGGAGTGGCACACTGACAGACATTGATCACTCTAACAGCATCAGATGTCATGCCTATGTCATGGAAAATGGAATCTGCTTGCGAACAAACACTATTCCACTTTATGTGGAGGCAAACAGACAG ataccGAAGCTTCTTCCAGGCTTTACATCCAAGGAGATTACCCTTATTCACCCATTGGCTACAATCAAGCCCAAATCACAG GTGGGAAATGATTGCATGGTTGATGAGAGTGTATCTATTGGAGAGaaagtttcaataaaaaaatctgtTATTGGAAAGCATACAGTGATTGGAGAAAGAGTCAAGATAAGCAATTCTGTGATCATGGATCATGTCACAATCATGGAAGG TTGCAATGTACAGGGTAGTATTATTTGTACAAATGCACATATCAAGAAGAATGTTAGTCTCAAAGATTGTCAAGTTGGAGATTCTCACACCATTTCAGAGGGAG CTGATTTGAAGGGGGAAGCATTGATTGCTGAACATATGATGGACTTTGAGTAG
- the LOC131786438 gene encoding neuferricin, translating into MSKQRNSKSAKSNVGKLASDQPQNCDQDQSALREGKDETLSSPATRAQESFSVYYVSLSVVVVLVAGLLAFSVSHRFKNSVTVPTKADTKPKGLVLLTEEELSKYDGSDPNVPVYLSILGRIYDVDKGRQHYEVGSGYNVFAGRDSTPSFVTGEFSREKATDDVKGLSPEEMLGVKEWLDFYRKDYIYVGKLIGRYYDSEGNPTEALKEAKTVIKEGQKLKKLQEAQNKRYPGCNSKWNAEEGSTVWCSQNSGGISRSWVGVPRKMFKPGKKDSKCVCIKTTGPSSDTGEGNDGDLNNPTMKQYVGCGKYDVSCKL; encoded by the exons ATGTCTAAGCAGCGAAATTCGAAATCAGCCAAGTCCAATGTTGGTAAACTTGCATCAGACCAACCACAAAATTGCGATCAAGATCAGAGTGCCTTGCGTGAAGGGAAAGATGAAACTTTGTCTTCCCCAGCTACAAGAGCTCAGGAATCCTTTAGTGTCTATTATGTTTCGTTATCTGTGGTGGTTGTTTTGGTTGCGGGCCTTTTAGCCTTTTCTGTTTCTCATCGTTTTAAAAATTCCGTAACTGTGCCAACCAAGGCAGATACCAAACCCAAAGGGCTGGTTCTACTTACTGAAGAAGAACTTTCCAAATATGATGGGTCCGATCCTAATGTCCCAGTATATCTGTCGATTCTCGGTCGAATTTACGATGTCGATAAAGGAAGACAGCATTATGAAGTTGGGAGTGGGTACAATGTGTTTGCAGGTCGGGATTCCACGCCATCGTTTGTGACAGGAGAATTCTCAAGAGAGAAAGCTACAGATGATGTGAAGGGATTATCTCCAGAAGAAATGTTAGGTGTCAAAGAGTGGTTAGACTTCTACAGAAAGGATTATATCTATGTTGGAAAGCTAATTGGTCGCTACTATGACAGTGAAGGAAATCCCACTGAAGCACTGAAGGAAGCTAAAACAGTCATTAAGGAAGggcaaaaattaaagaagcttCAAGAAGCTCAAAATAAACGTTATCCAGGTTGTAACTCTAAATGGAATGCAGAGGAAGGCTCGACAGTTTGGTGCTCTCAAAACAG TGGTGGAATAAGTCGTAGTTGGGTCGGAGTaccaagaaaaatgtttaaaccagGGAAAAAGGATTCTAAGTGTGTGTGTATCAAGACTACTGGCCCATCAAGTGACACTGGTGAAGGAAATGATGGTGACTTGAATAATCCAACAATGAAGCAGTATGTTGGGTGTGGCAAATATGATGTCTCATGTAAACTCTAA
- the LOC131786437 gene encoding glutamine synthetase has protein sequence MTESNPLVEKYMSLDQGGQVQVLYVWIDGTGENLRCKTKTVESEPITPQDLPVWNFDGSSTFQAEGCNSDVYLHPVALFRDPFRRGKNKIALCETYNFDHKPGVCNHRLPCNKAMEHEDVKAAIPWFGIEQEYTLLDKDGHPLGWPKGGFPGPQGPYYCAVGTGKVFGRDVVEAHYRACLYAGVKIAGTNAEVMPAQWEYQVGPCEGISMGDQLWVSRYLLHRVAEDFGYKVSFDPKPMPGDWNGAGAHTNYSTLAMREEHGIKVIYEAIEKLSLHHDYHISMYDPKGGEDNKRRLTGRHETASIDYFSHGVANRGASVRIPRQCAEDGYGYLEDRRPASNCDPYRVTEAIVQTTILGHKKE, from the exons ATGACAGAAAGCAACCCCCTTGTCGAGAAATACATGAGCCTGGATCAAGGAGGTCAAGTCCAAGTCCTGTACGTGTGGATCGACGGCACCGGCGAAAATCTACGATGTAAAACTAAGACCGTAGAAAGTGAACCGATCACACCTCAAGATCTTCCCGTCTGGAACTTTGATGGCTCGAGCACTTTTCAAGCCGAAGGCTGCAACAGTGATGTTTATCTTCATCCAGTAGCATTGTTCAGAGATCCTTTCAGACGGGGAAAGAATAAAATTGCACTCTGCGAAACGTACAACTTCGATCACAAACCTGGCGTGTGCAACCACAGATTACCGTGTAATAAAGCCATGGAGCATGAAGATGTTAAG GCAGCCATACCATGGTTTGGTATTGAACAAGAATATACCCTATTAGACAAAGATGGACACCCTCTTGGCTGGCCAAAGGGAGGTTTTCCAGGACCACAGGGACCCTACTATTGTGCTGTTGGTACAGGAAAGGTTTTTGGTCGAGATGTTGTGGAAGCTCACTACCGAGCTTGTCTGTATGCTGGTGTAAAGATTGCTGGAACTAATGCTGAAGTGATGCCTGCACAG TGGGAATATCAAGTGGGTCCATGTGAAGGAATCAGCATGGGTGATCAGCTCTGGGTGTCAAGATATCTTCTTCACCGTGTGGCTGAAGATTTTGGTTACAAAGTCTCCTTTGACCCAAAACCCATGCCAGGGGACTGGAATGGAGCTGGTGCACACACTAACTACAG TACACTTGCCATGAGAGAAGAACATGGAATAAAGGTGATCTATGAGGCCATAGAGAAGCTATCCTTGCACCACGACTATCACATCAGCATGTATGATCCAAAGGGGGGAGAGGACAATAAGCGTCGTTTGACAGGTCGTCATGAGACTGCCAGTATAGATTACTTCTCTCATGGTGTGGCTAACCGTGGAGCTAGTGTAAGAATTCCCCGTCAGTGTGCTGAGGATGGCTATGGTTACCTGGAAGACAGACGTCCTGCCTCCAACTGTGATCCTTACAGAGTAACAGAGGCCATTGTGCAAACAACTATCTTGGGCCACAAAAAGGAGTAA
- the LOC131786435 gene encoding tetraspanin-9 — translation MCMNMTGDCGYKCLKFMVVFFNLLFWLAGCTLFGLGIWLLSSKGEVAGDYTKLAGSINYKAAPILCVVIGAVTIVVAFMACCGAIKENQCMLGSYFAFIVVIFFLEITAIVLTYVNREEIENNLRGDIQETLNEYQDTDHEAVTRAIDEIQGSFKCCGNYQYIDWFNTSWGRRNEGSIPKSCCKDPSDVTCNKNATQDPTKVYTQGCYDFVRKYLLNNLHVISGFGIWIAVIQIMGMIFSLCLCCQIRYNDDTYV, via the coding sequence ATGTGCATGAACATGACTGGAGATTGTGGATACAAGTGCTTGAAATTTATGGtagttttcttcaatttattgTTTTGGCTTGCTGGCTGTACTTTGTTTGGTTTAGGAATATGGTTGCTCAGTAGTAAAGGAGAAGTAGCAGGAGATTATACTAAACTGGCGGGCTCCATCAACTACAAAGCAGCACCGATTTTATGTGTTGTTATCGGCGCAGTTACAATTGTGGTGGCATTTATGGCGTGTTGTGGAgcaataaaagaaaaccaatgTATGCTTGGTTCCTACTTTGCATTTATTGTGGTAATATTCTTTCTGGAAATTACTGCAATTGTTCTGACTTATGTTAACAGGGAAGAAATTGAGAACAATTTACGAGGTGATATACAAGAAACTTTGAATGAGTATCAAGATACTGACCATGAAGCTGTCACAAGAGCAATTGATGAAATACAAGGAAGTTTTAAATGTTGTGGAAATTATCAATACATTGATTGGTTCAACACCAGTTGGGGGAGAAGGAATGAAGGATCCATCCCTAAAAGCTGCTGCAAAGACCCTTCTGATGTCACATGTAATAAAAATGCCACTCAGGATCCAACTAAAGTCTACACCCAAGGTTGTTATGACTTTGTTAGGAAATATCTCTTGAACAATCTTCATGTGATCAGTGGATTTGGCATATGGATTGCAGTTATTCAAATAATGGGAATGATATTCTCTTTATGTTTATGTTGTCAGATCAGGTATAATGATGACACTTATGTGTGA
- the LOC131786441 gene encoding 1-acylglycerol-3-phosphate O-acyltransferase ABHD5: MCDLIRSISNWISGYWFPTSKEQLQDAECRILERIKRPWVGNFIRVGPDIDLWTVQVNLSPSKQPPLVLLHGLSGGICWWAQNFNDLSEERSVYAFDLPGFGRSSRPELVTDDGATEEEFVHYIEEWRKVVGLEKMILLGHSLGGYLAMAYALKYPSRIKHLILSDAWGFAILPAGIVDRHPDVEQRTDLLPRWIHFGNFIVNICNVLSPLRAAGPFGPWLARLAQFDSNKRASELWKDKAMLEYIYHCNAQRPSGEDAFRNMNILLMWAKSPMIKRVKELPEDIPMTVMYGSSTFFDHRTAYEIKCIRENSSVEVFIVKNAGHDIHVDNAREFNGLLKEILSGIKDEEDWTTVD; encoded by the coding sequence ATGTGTGACCTTATTCGATCAATTTCGAATTGGATATCGGGTTATTGGTTTCCGACTTCGAAGGAACAGCTTCAAGATGCCGAGTGCAGGATCCTCGAGCGAATAAAGCGACCATGGGTTGGAAATTTTATTCGTGTTGGACCAGATATCGATCTGTGGACGGTGCAAGTAAATCTTTCACCGTCAAAGCAACCTCCTCTTGTTTTGCTACACGGTTTGTCTGGTGGTATCTGCTGGTGGGCTCAAAATTTTAACGACCTAAGTGAAGAGCGTAGTGTTTATGCCTTCGACTTGCCTGGTTTTGGACGAAGTTCAAGGCCTGAGTTAGTGACAGATGACGGAGCAACGGAAGAAGAGTTTGTTCATTACATCGAGGAATGGAGGAAGGTCGTTGGACTAGAAAAAATGATCCTTCTGGGCCATAGTCTTGGAGGTTATTTAGCAATGGCTTATGCGTTGAAGTATCCTTCGAGAATCAAGCATTTGATTCTGTCTGACGCATGGGGATTTGCTATTTTACCCGCTGGAATTGTAGACAGACACCCAGATGTGGAACAGCGAACTGATTTACTGCCAAGGTGGATTCATTTCGGGAATTTCATCGTCAACATATGCAACGTGCTTTCTCCATTAAGAGCTGCTGGCCCATTTGGGCCATGGTTGGCTCGTCTGGCGCAGTTTGATAGTAATAAGAGAGCATCGGAACTGTGGAAAGATAAAGCAATGCTAGAGTATATCTACCACTGCAACGCGCAAAGACCTTCAGGAGAAGACGCCTTTCGAAACATGAATATTTTACTAATGTGGGCGAAATCACCAATGATCAAACGAGTGAAAGAACTACCCGAAGACATTCCAATGACAGTCATGTATGGCTCGTCAACCTTCTTTGACCATCGCACAGCTTACGAGATAAAATGCATCCGGGAAAACTCTTCAGTGGAAGTGTTCATTGTGAAAAATGCTGGTCATGACATACACGTGGACAATGCCAGGGAATTTAACGGGTTACTCAAAGAAATTCTGAGTGGAATCAAAGATGAAGAAGATTGGACGACTGTTGACTGA